In the genome of Deinococcus seoulensis, one region contains:
- a CDS encoding flavin reductase family protein — MSPHSHPSLTDHPAPATRLTQTTTRLFGYYPGTVALVTAAHAGTRNVMAAGWHTALSETPPLYGVSLGRERATYPLIRASGAFGVNFLPLARADAIHGSGLHSAHDGTDKHALLNLPTLGEQPLALSGAYLHYTCRVTQVIPVGDHDLIVGHVQQVRFDPDAFDARGLLAAPPALYLGRSVYATLGADRHDTRPDGT; from the coding sequence ATGTCCCCGCACTCCCACCCGTCCCTGACCGATCACCCGGCCCCCGCCACGCGGCTGACGCAGACCACCACCCGCCTCTTCGGGTACTACCCCGGCACGGTCGCGCTCGTCACGGCCGCGCACGCCGGAACGCGCAACGTCATGGCGGCCGGCTGGCACACCGCCCTGAGCGAGACGCCCCCCCTGTACGGCGTGTCGCTGGGCCGCGAGCGCGCCACGTACCCGCTGATCCGCGCGTCCGGGGCGTTCGGCGTGAACTTCCTGCCGCTGGCCCGCGCGGACGCCATCCACGGCAGCGGCCTGCACAGCGCCCACGACGGCACCGACAAGCACGCCCTGCTGAACCTGCCCACCCTGGGCGAGCAGCCGCTGGCGCTGAGCGGCGCGTACCTGCACTACACCTGCCGGGTCACGCAGGTCATCCCGGTCGGGGATCACGACCTGATCGTCGGGCACGTGCAGCAGGTCCGCTTCGACCCGGACGCCTTCGACGCGCGCGGCCTGCTCGCCGCCCCGCCCGCCCTGTACCTGGGCCGCAGCGTGTACGCCACCCTGGGCGCCGACCGCCACGACACCCGCCCGGACGGAACGTAG
- the mutL gene encoding DNA mismatch repair endonuclease MutL, translating into MTIHVLPPHVARLIAAGEVVSRPLDVVRELVENALDAGATRLEVEVEGGGLRLVRVRDNGSGIPAGSAGLAARRHATSKLAPDAASVDAVTTLGFRGEALWAAAQAGEVHLVTRPAAQVGACEVLACGDEVLVSRTSAPAGTTVSVRGLFAGLPARLRTQVPAASEVREITALLGRYVLHHPGLYWRLSVDGEVRLTHAPGDHRGAVASVYGPLSANRVLTVMADGVRGVVSRPELTRARRDRMHFSVNGRPVLAPPELERAVIEGFAELLPAGAAPLCVLDLTVAPEDHNPNVHPAKQVVALADLPGVAARVRAAVATALAAHPLARAVPALTAAPEPAVTANESFPALSLLGVYQELYLLAQGEGDLWIVDAHAAHERALFEHLTRTLAGPPTELPEPELLHLTPEQTARLHERAPELQGWGLTIEDFGAGLARLRTVPATLAALGVPRLHEQIVEAALGDGPDPRRDVLARLACAPALKAGMLDHARGEGVLRALAACEHPWACPHGRPTALRLSERDLAHSFGRRGVRDVPRGRDAAPGVSR; encoded by the coding sequence ATGACGATTCATGTGTTGCCTCCTCACGTTGCGCGTCTGATCGCGGCGGGTGAGGTGGTGTCGCGGCCGCTGGACGTGGTGCGGGAACTGGTGGAGAACGCGCTGGACGCCGGGGCGACCCGCCTTGAGGTCGAGGTGGAGGGCGGGGGGTTGCGGCTGGTGCGGGTGCGGGACAACGGGTCGGGCATTCCGGCAGGCTCGGCGGGGCTGGCGGCGCGGCGGCACGCGACGAGCAAGCTGGCGCCGGACGCGGCGTCGGTGGACGCGGTGACGACGCTGGGCTTCCGGGGCGAGGCGCTGTGGGCGGCGGCGCAGGCGGGCGAGGTGCATCTGGTGACGCGTCCGGCGGCGCAGGTGGGCGCGTGCGAGGTGCTGGCCTGCGGGGACGAGGTGCTGGTGTCGCGCACGTCCGCTCCGGCGGGCACGACGGTGTCGGTGCGTGGTCTGTTCGCGGGGCTTCCGGCGCGGCTGCGGACGCAGGTTCCGGCGGCCTCGGAGGTGCGGGAGATCACGGCGCTGCTGGGCCGGTACGTGCTGCATCATCCGGGCCTGTACTGGCGGCTGTCGGTGGACGGCGAGGTGCGCCTGACGCACGCGCCGGGCGATCACCGGGGCGCGGTGGCGAGCGTCTACGGGCCGCTCAGCGCGAACCGGGTGCTGACCGTCATGGCCGACGGCGTGCGGGGCGTGGTGTCCCGCCCGGAGCTGACGCGCGCGCGGCGCGACCGGATGCATTTCAGCGTGAACGGGCGGCCCGTGCTGGCCCCGCCGGAACTGGAACGCGCCGTGATCGAGGGCTTCGCGGAGTTGCTCCCGGCGGGCGCGGCGCCGCTGTGCGTGCTGGACCTGACGGTCGCGCCGGAGGATCACAATCCGAACGTGCATCCGGCCAAGCAGGTGGTGGCGCTGGCGGACCTGCCAGGCGTGGCGGCGCGGGTGCGTGCGGCGGTCGCGACGGCGCTGGCCGCACATCCGCTGGCGCGGGCGGTTCCGGCCCTGACGGCCGCGCCGGAACCTGCCGTGACCGCGAACGAGTCCTTCCCGGCGCTGAGTCTGCTGGGCGTGTACCAGGAACTGTACCTGCTGGCGCAGGGCGAGGGTGACCTGTGGATCGTGGACGCGCACGCCGCGCACGAACGCGCCCTGTTCGAGCACCTGACCCGCACCCTGGCCGGGCCGCCCACTGAACTGCCCGAGCCGGAACTGCTGCACCTGACACCCGAGCAGACCGCCCGCCTGCACGAACGCGCCCCGGAGTTACAGGGCTGGGGCCTGACCATCGAGGATTTCGGGGCGGGACTGGCGCGGCTGCGGACCGTGCCGGCCACGCTGGCGGCGCTGGGCGTGCCGCGCCTGCACGAGCAGATCGTGGAGGCCGCGCTGGGTGACGGGCCGGACCCGCGCCGGGACGTGCTGGCGCGGCTGGCCTGCGCGCCCGCCCTGAAGGCCGGGATGCTGGATCACGCGCGGGGCGAGGGGGTGCTGCGGGCACTGGCGGCCTGCGAGCACCCGTGGGCCTGCCCGCACGGCCGCCCGACCGCGCTGCGCCTGAGTGAGCGTGATCTGGCGCACTCGTTCGGGCGGCGCGGCGTGCGGGACGTGCCGCGCGGGCGGGACGCGGCGCCCGGCGTGAGCCGCTGA
- a CDS encoding FAD-binding oxidoreductase: MTAPELGEAALAALREAFGESLSTAGAVLDAHGRDESGLEFARPGAVLFARGEEDVVRLLALAREFAFPVVPFAAGSSLEGQLIPPPGALSLDLSGLTGIVEVCPAGFLAVVEPGVTYPQLNRALRPHGLFFPVDPGAEATLGGMASTNASGTAAVRYGTTRENVLALRVALADGRVLSLGSRARKSSAGYDLRHLFLGAEGTLGVITQLTVRLWPLPAHRAALRGAFPDVTAAADAAARVMGAALQPERLELMDAQGLRAVNRHLGRAFPEVPTLWAELTGPSGAALEEALSLCAELFRDAGARDVQVARGAAELEGLWEARHQAFYALRALYPGEVFLSTDLCVPLHELAGVIAFTGAQLQEAGLDASVLGHVGDGNFHVLFHAPAGDTGTWERIGVTYDRMVAETLRVGGTCSGEHGVGLHKRRFLRAQHGEALDLMREIKALLDPLNILNPGKVLPDER, translated from the coding sequence ATGACAGCACCGGAGCTGGGAGAGGCGGCGCTCGCGGCGTTGCGGGAAGCGTTCGGGGAGTCCCTGAGTACGGCGGGCGCGGTGCTGGACGCGCACGGCCGCGACGAGAGCGGGCTGGAGTTCGCGCGGCCCGGCGCGGTGCTGTTCGCGCGGGGCGAGGAGGACGTGGTGCGGCTGCTGGCGCTGGCGCGCGAGTTCGCCTTTCCGGTGGTGCCGTTCGCGGCGGGCAGCAGCCTGGAGGGGCAGCTGATTCCGCCGCCCGGTGCGTTGAGCCTGGACCTGAGCGGCCTGACGGGCATCGTGGAGGTCTGTCCGGCCGGGTTTCTGGCGGTGGTGGAGCCGGGCGTGACGTACCCGCAGCTGAACCGGGCGTTGCGGCCGCACGGGTTGTTCTTTCCGGTGGATCCGGGGGCGGAGGCGACGCTGGGCGGCATGGCGTCCACGAACGCGAGTGGCACGGCGGCCGTGCGGTACGGCACGACGCGCGAGAACGTGCTGGCGCTGCGGGTGGCGCTGGCGGACGGGCGGGTGCTGAGCCTGGGCAGCCGGGCGCGCAAGAGCAGCGCCGGGTACGACCTGCGGCACCTGTTCCTGGGCGCGGAGGGCACGCTGGGGGTGATCACGCAGCTGACGGTGCGGCTGTGGCCGCTTCCGGCGCACCGGGCGGCGCTGCGCGGGGCGTTCCCGGACGTGACGGCGGCGGCGGACGCAGCGGCGCGGGTGATGGGCGCGGCCCTGCAACCCGAGCGGCTGGAACTGATGGACGCGCAGGGGTTGCGGGCCGTGAACCGGCACCTGGGCCGGGCGTTCCCGGAGGTGCCGACCCTGTGGGCTGAGTTGACCGGGCCGTCCGGGGCGGCGCTGGAGGAGGCGCTGTCGCTGTGCGCGGAGCTGTTCCGGGATGCGGGCGCGCGGGACGTGCAGGTGGCGCGCGGCGCGGCTGAACTGGAGGGGTTGTGGGAGGCGCGGCATCAGGCGTTCTATGCGCTCAGGGCGCTGTATCCGGGCGAGGTGTTCCTGAGCACGGACCTGTGCGTGCCGCTGCATGAGCTGGCGGGCGTGATCGCGTTCACCGGGGCGCAGCTTCAGGAGGCCGGGCTGGACGCGAGCGTGCTGGGGCACGTGGGGGACGGGAATTTTCACGTGCTGTTCCACGCCCCGGCTGGTGACACAGGCACCTGGGAGCGGATCGGGGTCACGTACGACCGGATGGTGGCCGAGACGCTGCGGGTGGGCGGCACGTGCAGCGGCGAGCATGGCGTGGGCCTGCACAAGCGGCGATTCCTGCGGGCGCAGCACGGCGAGGCGCTGGACCTGATGCGCGAGATCAAGGCGCTGCTGGACCCGCTGAACATCCTGAATCCAGGGAAGGTGCTGCCGGACGAACGCTGA